TGATTATCGGATTTTTAAAGTGCCAAAGTTAAATGCTCTGATCCAAAGGAAGTGGAAGACAAGGGGTACTATTAAAGTTCTAAAGCTTGGTGATCTTTATGCTTTACATTGTGAGGATGAGGAGGATAAAGAGGATCTTCTTAGGCATACTTATGCTACTTTCTATGGGGCTTTCATGGTGTTTACAAGGTGGTTCCCAGATAGTATTCCTAGGACTATCCGTTTTCCTTATGCGGATGTTTGGGTTAGGGTCTGCGGTCTTCCGTTTGAGTATCTCACTGATGAAGTTGCGAATATGGCAGGTCATTTATTAAGTCACCATTTTGAAGTGGATACTTTTGATCCGGTTCCGGATAAGGATTACTTGCGGGTCAAGGCACGGCTTCAGCTTAATCTTCCTCTATCTCCTGGTTTTTTCTTATCTATGGATGGTGGTTATCTCCTGTGGATTCAGTTCCATTATGAAGATGTTTTTAAGTACTGTGTTCGATGTGGGAAAGTTGGTCATATTGCTGCATGTTGTCGAGAAAGCATTATTACAATTGTTTCAAATGTTAATGGGCTTCTGGATAGGGCGCATGAGAGGGGTTTTGCTGTTTTTCAAACCCAGAGTAATCATACGATGTTTAATCTTGATCTTAGGGCCACACCGTCAACAACCAGGTATGTTTCTTCAAATATACGTCTTGGTGGGCATGGGGGTTCTGTGTCGTCAAATGAAGCTACTTTTGAGGATGAACAGGTGATTGATTTCGAGTTAGGGACAACACCTGGAGGGCGAGTTCATCCAGGGATGCGTTTTAGTGTTACTGCCCAGCCTTTTGCTGGACCTATCCTTTTCAATGTGGGAGGTTATGAACCTGTTGTGCCTGGAGCTGATTTTATGCAGGCGACTGCTATGCCTGTTGTTCCTGCTCCTGATGGTTTGCATGTGCCTGATAATGGGTTGGGGGTTCCTGCTGGTGTTGGTCAGAATGTTGCGGTTGCTGGTGTTGATCAGAATGTTGCGGTTGGGGCAACATCTAACTTTGTTCAGAGTAATGTTGATGATCTACCTGTTTCTCTTCCACAACCCATGCATGTTGAGACTGGTGGTGGCGTGCCTGTTACTGGGGTGGGTACGTTTGAAGCTGGGCAGGTTTATGCTTCTGGGTTTTCTGATGGTCCTCCTCCTATGGGGGATTTACCGGTCGGTGATATTCCTGCTACAACAGGTACTGCAGCGGGTGGGTTCATTTTTGAGCCTGATCCTTTGCATGCTCAGGTCCATGGGATTGCTGAGGGTGATCTGTATTCTGTCTATACTAATTACCATGCTGTGGGTAGCCGTTTTGATCGTGATCTTCATATTCAAGAGGCAATCCTTAGTCGAGTGGAAAGTGATTTTAACTGGTCCCGTTTGGAAGATGATGATAGGGGTTACGGTCAGACGTTTGATCCTCCTCCACAAGGAGTTCCTATTGTTCACCCTTACAATTTTTATCAGTTCTCGCCTGGAGATGAAAGACCCTCTGATGAGGATGGAGATCATTATGGCAATAATGTCATTATTAATATTGATGACTCATCGAGCTCGCATTATTCTACCCCTGAGTGGCCTTTTCATAGTTCTGATTCTGACAGTGATGAAACTCATATGGAGACTGATGTGGGTGCAAGATCTTTTGAGGTTAATACTATGTTGTCTTTGAATCTTGGGATGCCGTCTGAACCTGTTATTAAGGATGTATCTGTGACTGCCTCCTCTTCTATTGCGGTTAATGTTGATTCACTACCTAAGGCTGGGTTGGGGATGCAGGAAGCTGGCAAAGGTGTTCTCATTGCTGAGAATGAGTGTTCTGGTCCTGGGTTTTTTTCTGCTCCTGTTGTTGCTAAGGCACATAGAGCTCAGTCTGCTGCTGCTTGCTTGGAATTGACTGGTTCTGGTTCTTCTGGTAGAGGGCGTAAGGATGATTGCAGGCTTCCTTTTAAGAAGAGGAAGAGCAGGTCTGAAGCTGATGGTGATGAATTTCCTGGGTTAGTGCCTGTTTCTGTTGGGCATGCTAAGTCTTATTTATCTCAGTTAGCCAAAAAAGTTTATTTGGTTGATGTGCGTACTACTCTCCTGGGTATTTCTACTGCTGGGTCTGCATTTCATATGAAGATTGGTGAGGACGATGGTATGAGCTCCAGTGATGATTCTACTGTTCGTGGGATAGGTGTTGCGGAGGTTGGCCTTATTCAACCTCTTTGCCCACCATGAATGGACTTTTGTGGAATTGTAGGGGCTTAAATAATGCGCTCTCCCCTATTATTCCGAAAGTTATAGCACTTATTAGTACTAATAATTATGACTTTATCTTTCTTAGTGAAACAAAATGTAATGTAAGCTTAGTTAATCCTCTGTTTCGTAATGCGGGTTTTGTTGAGTCAGTAGGAGTTAATGCCACGGGAAGTTCTGGTGGCTTATGATGTGGCTGGAAGAGTGGGTTGATGATGAGCTGTGTAACTACTTGTAATAACTTCATCATCCTTTTGAATCAAATGAATGCCTCTTTGCCTTGGTACCTTGTTTTGTTCTACGGTGAGCCCGAACAATCTCTCCGTATGCAAGTGTTTGATTTTTTGGGTTCATGGTTAGTTTCTCTTGATCATCCGTTTATTATTGTGGGTGATTTTAATCAAGTGGAATTTAGTTCCGACAAATTAAGTGCGAAGACGGGCAGTATTGCGGGGGCAATGAGCTTTCATAACTGGCGAGTTGAGCACGAACTCGTTGATATTCCGTTCAAGGGACCACGTTTTACGTGGTGTAATAATAGGAAGGGTTTTAGACGGGTTTACGAAAGAATTGATAAGGCATATGGTTCGAAGGATTGGTTTAGTAATTTCCCTAATACCGGGGTTAAACATTTTCCCATTCAAATTTCGGATCATGCACCCATAGAACTTTgttttaatcttgtgaaaaattctTGCAAGAAGCCttacgaaattgagtcttggaattTGCATAATGAGGAGTGTTTGTCTCTGATATAGAAGAATTGGAATGCTACGTTTGTAGGTACTTCTCCGTTTCGATTAGTAAGGAAGTTGGCTTTTATCAGAAATATGTTGAGGAAATGGTCAATTGACAAAAGAAAGTCTTGGAGTAAGGAGTGGGATTGCTTTGATGAACGTATTGTGGAAGCTATGGACTATACTATTATTTCTGGAAATTCTGATTTAGCAGTTCAAGTTAACAATGAGGTCACGGAATTTGCTACAGCGGCAGCTTTATATTGGAAGCAACGTGCATAGTTGAAATGGGCTGTTGAGGGTGATACTTGTACTAAGTTCTTTTTCAATTGGGTTAAGGGGCGCGCGGGACGCAACTTTATTCTTGGTATTAAAGATTTTGCGGGCAATTGGACTTATGACCCGATCTGTATTGGGAACCTTTTTTACTCACACTTTTATGGTATTTATAATCCTATTTCTGACGATTATGTTGTTGCTCTATCAACCACTCCTGCTTCATCAAATACTATTATTTTTCCAAGGCTAGCTGAATTTGATGTTCTCTTTCAACGGGTTAGTACTAAAGTTAAGGCTGATGATTTAGATTTTCTGTCGAAACCTTTTACTCCTAAAGATGTGACGTGCGGTTTTTCAGCTAGGGGCATTGAAATCTCCGGGTCCGGATGGTTATCCTGCTTTGTTTTTTCAAAAATGTTGGCACTTTGTTAAAAATGATGTTATTTCGGCGGTTTTGAATATTCTAAACAGTGGTTTGGTACTAAAAGATCTTAACAGGACTTTTATCGCCCTGATTCCAAATATGTGACAATCCTGAAAGAGTGGAAGATTTTAGACCTATCAGCCTCTGTAATGTTATTATGAAGGTTGTCACACGTTGCATTACTAATAGGATGTCTAGAGTTATGAGTTATTTGGTGGGAGAGTTCCAGAATGCCTTTGTTGTTGGGCGACATATTGGGGACAATGTTATTCTTGCTCATGAGGCGATTCAGAATATTAATAAGCATTTTCTGGGAATTGTGGGAAGTTTGCTTTTAAGGCCGATATGAGTAAGGCTTACGATCGTATTCGATGGGATTTTCTTCGAAGTACTCTTATTTGCTTTGGGTTTCCTATTGGCTTGATTGATCTTATTATGAGTGTTGTTTCGACTGTTTCGTATGAAGTTTTGGTTAATGGGGCTCCTTTAAAACAGTTTCAGCCTAAGTGCGGCTTGCGACAGGGGGATCCGCTGTCGCCGTATCTTTTTATCTTATGTATGGAGATCCTTTCCCAAAATGTTCTTGCAGCACAATCGAATGGGTCAATCTATGGTATTAAATTATCAAGAAATacacctcctctctctcatcttCTTTTCGCGGATGATTCTGTTTTCTTCCTTCTTGATAAGGAGGGGGCTTATTTGAAGCTTAAAAAGATTTTAGATACTTTCTGTGGTGCGTCGGGGCAACTTATGAATGAGACTAAGTCTGGTATACTGTTCAGTCCGAGCACTACGTTGCGTTCGGTTCAGGAGGGTTTGCGGGTTCTACGTATCTCACAATGCAAGGGTATTGGTAGATATCTGGGTATTGACACTGATTTTGGTTCATCTAAGAAGGCCATTTTTAATACTCTTATTGAAAAGGTTAGACGGCGTATTTCGTCTTGGAACGCTATTTTTCTTTCCCCTGCTGGTAGATTGACTTTGATTTCTTCTGTTTTGTCTGCCTTATCGAATTATGTCCtatcggtatttaaaataccggtaagtgtggcTAATAAGATTAATTCCTTattgtcacatttttggtgggctgGAACGAGATCTAGGTCTACTATCCATTGGTGTAGTAAGAATTTTATTAGCCTACCTAAGTCGGAAGGGGGCCTTGGTATTAGGAACATTCAGTGTATAAATCAGGCCCTTTTGGGGAAATTAGCTTGGAAAATTATGTTTTCAAAAGACACTCTGGTTAGCCGTGTTTTCTATGAGAAGCTCATTTGTAACAGGGATCTAGTCATGCCTGGGTCTTTGAAGTCTTGCTCTTATCAGTCTTGGGGTTGCAAAAGTTTATCTTATGGTATGGAGTTGATTTTGTCGAATTTTGGCTGGAAAGCTGGATTCTGTTCCAAGCTTAATATTTGGAATACCGGATGGGTTGGTGGTTCTGTCCCGCCTTGTATTACTAGCCTAGGGTTTCCTCCGCCAAGTTCTATGACGAATTTGACTGTTAAGGATCTTTTGACTCCTTCTTTGTGCTGGGACCATGATCTTATTTTTGATTTGTTTGAGCCTGAGTGGGCTCGCCGTATATGTGCTATGCCGATTTGTGAGACTGTTGCAGATGACTGTATTTTTTGGAAGCTTACAACTTCGGGGATTTATTCGGTCAAAAGTGGGTATGCTGTTTGTCTGGCCTCTTATCTTAATGCTCATAGTTCGTTAAAAGATGGTAGTAGAATTAATCAAACTATAAAGGATTTCTGTAAAAAAAAGGCTATGGCATCTACCAGGTCCACAGGTTTGGAAGATCCTTCTTTGGCGTATTTTAACTGACTCACTTTCGGTTGGAGCTGAGTTTGTGAAACGCAACCTTACCATAGGGTCGTTGTGTCCTTGGTGTGGGGAGGCTGGTTTGGTGGAGACTCTTGAACATCTTTTTCGGGACTGTTTCCTGGTGAAGCGATTGTGGGCTTGTTCTTCGATAGGCATTTCTACTGAATTCGCTTCGTCCGTTCGGGTTCGGGATTGGATAATGAATTGGATTAATTTTTTCTTTTCCAAAGAAGATTCAGCTAATTATATTATCCGGTTTCTTTCCTTTTTATGGAGCTTACGGCGCGTACGAAATGAGATGATTTTTTCGGGGAAATCTTTTTCGCCGGACTATTTCTTTGCGCTTCATGCTAGCACTATGAAGACAGCTTTGGAAGCAGAGTCTCTTTCTTCCTCTAAAGCCTCGGACAAGGGTCTAGATCTTTATGATCCTATGGACTCTTTGAGGAGTGAAATTCGTAATCATTTTCCGTTCTTTTTGGTGGGTGGAAAAGGTTCTTGCGCGCCGTTTCGTGTTAAAGTTGATGCGAGTTGGGTGGGTTCTTTTCATGCTTCTGCAGGATGGATTGTTTATTCACCCGATGGGGTATGTCACGGAACTTTTGCTAAAAGGTTTTATGCTGAATCTACTATCCAAGCAGAAGCGAGCGGAATAAGAGAAGTTTTGAGATGGGCCGTGGATAGTAATATTCTGCACTTGGATGTGTCCTCTGATTGTCTTCAGTTCCTCCTTCAACTGGCTAAGGTGGAGACATCGCATCATTTGATCCGGGGGTTACTTCATGATATTGAGTCTTATCTttcgttgtttcattgtatttgtTTTAGTTTTTTACCACGTCGTCTTAATAAGGTTGCCCATAACCTAGCTAGGGCTGAATTGGGATTGTAGTACGGTCAtttttacagctgccaaaaaaaaaaaaaaaaaaaaaaaaaaacatctccATAATTCACCCAACCATTGACACCGGAGCTCCGAGCTCATCAACGACCTCTTACTGGATTACAACGTCAACCGACCACCACCGTCACTGCCACCATAACACTTTTCTCGACCTCGTCTCCACCTGCTTCCACTACCAGCCCTCCACTTCTTTTCCCCTTCCGCTATACTGGGTGTATGTGTTGGTCGTCGGTCGGTCTCGGAACCAAAATAAAAGCCTCCTTTAAAAGTTAAACCTGCGCACTCCCACAATTACCCAATCCCACCAAAAAAAAACTCCTCCACAATTGAGATCTGAGACAAGCAGAAGTAATAAGACAAAAATCTGGAAAGGGAAATCTGCAAGTAGACTAGAAAGTCCACACACGGTAATGAATAAATGACGATAATGAATAATGAGTGTGGTCAAAAGAAAGTTGGTGATTGTGCCAATATACCTCGAAAATCACTCAACAACCATGGAAAAATTACTGGGCTTTCACAAATATTCCCTACAATCACATCTAAATAATTCCTAGTTCTTAATTTACTTTAAAATCCAACTTTTTAAGAGAATAATCAGTTTTTTTACACCTGGTTTTGTTATTTAGGTGTTATAGTTTCATGGTTATGTCGAGAAATgcaaatgaacaataaaaacaaGTGGGAGGTTGGCGATGATGGGGAAGACGGtgttttaaacaaaaaaaactacTCCCTCTAtaccaatccaaaggtaacattgaTCAAAATGACATTATTCATGGTTGTAGGGAattttcgatattattcttaatttataagacaaaatatagtaaTGTGAGATCTTTTtagatttatcgtcatgaatgccataagaatatcaattttttataatttttaataatgtgtaactaaagatattcacgtcacaaaacgtgtctcgataggtgtgaaaaagtcaatgttacctttggattggtatggagggagtaaaaATTTAATTGGATTACCTGGTAGTTTACCTGATTTTATAGGTAAAAAATGGCCCGAGTGCATTATGAGTAAATGAGTGTAGTAATAtggtttattttgagttaaattgAAGTTTGGATTATTACGAGAATATGACCAATAGTTCGGATTATTTCTATCAATTAacctttattgttattgttattgttattgttattattattgttgttgttgttattattattattattattattattattattattattattattattattattattattattataaggatgcgcgcagctttcattaaaataaaaatatacatttacatgaaattggtgggtagccgagaaacaatctgggcccccacacccttagcaacagcaaagctaagtctagtgaaAAGATAAGCGACTACCGGAGCACCcgtatcctgagataccgagaatttctggatccgcttgagcaaggcaacagcatccgaacccaggtccccaagagaagagaaagagaagggaaggaaaccataaccagttgccgcgcataaatccctatacttagcacactttcgctcaGCAGCATCTGCGACAACCCGGTCGGGCACAAAATCCAtcacccagtctgagtcaaaggagaagatcCCGTCAaatcaacgcacacatcacgccctctgtacCAGGAATAAAGCCGCAGATCCGCAGGACGAAGggagccaccatgtccgtcaaccaaaccaatATCGACCTCCTTACCCGTAGAGATACCATaccgatattattattattattattattattattattattattattattattattattatttttttttttttttttttttttttttttttattattataaagggatgcgcgcagctttcattaaaataaaaataaaaggttacatgaaattggtggggagccgagagacaatctgggctcccacacccttagcaacagcaaagctaagtcgagtaaaaatgtaagcggccacccgagcccccgcatcctgagataccgagaatttctggatccgcttgagcaaggcaacaaagatccgaacccagctcccaagtgaagagaaagagaaaggtaggaaaccataaccagctaccgcgcacaaatccccatacttagcacactttcgttGAGCAAAGATCAAGAACAACCCGGCCCGgcacaaaatcgccaacccggatccgagtcaaagg
The Silene latifolia isolate original U9 population chromosome 11, ASM4854445v1, whole genome shotgun sequence genome window above contains:
- the LOC141613951 gene encoding uncharacterized protein LOC141613951 translates to MNASLPWYLVLFYGEPEQSLRMQVFDFLGSWLVSLDHPFIIVGDFNQVEFSSDKLSAKTGSIAGAMSFHNWRVEHELVDIPFKGPRFTWCNNRKGFRRVYERIDKAYGSKDWFSNFPNTGVKHFPIQISDHAPIELCFNLVKNSCKKPYEIESWNLHNEECTSPFRLVRKLAFIRNMLRKWSIDKRKSWSKEWDCFDERIVEAMDYTIISGNSDLAVQVNNEGRAGRNFILGIKDFAGNWTYDPICIGNLFYSHFYGIYNPISDDYVVALSTTPASSNTIIFPRLAEFDVLFQRLGALKSPGPDGYPALFFQKCWHFVKNDVISAVLNILNSGLVVTRCITNRMSRVMSYLVGEFQNAFVVGRHIGDNVILAHEAIQNINKHFLGIVGSLLLRPI
- the LOC141613952 gene encoding uncharacterized protein LOC141613952, which encodes MSKAYDRIRWDFLRSTLICFGFPIGLIDLIMSVVSTVSYEVLVNGAPLKQFQPKCGLRQGDPLSPYLFILCMEILSQNVLAAQSNGSIYGIKLSRNTPPLSHLLFADDSVFFLLDKEGAYLKLKKILDTFCGASGQLMNETKSGILFSPSTTLRSVQEGLRVLRISQCKGIGRYLGIDTDFGSSKKAIFNTLIEKVRRRISSWNAIFLSPAGRLTLISSVLSALSNYVLSVFKIPVSVANKINSLLSHFWWAGTRSRSTIHWCSKNFISLPKSEGGLGIRNIQCINQALLGKLAWKIMFSKDTLVSRVFYEKLICNRDLVMPGSLKSCSYQSWGCKSLSYGMELILSNFGWKAGFCSKLNIWNTGWVGGSVPPCITSLGFPPPSSMTNLTVKDLLTPSLCWDHDLIFDLFEPEWARRICAMPICETVADDCIFWKLTTSGIYSVKSGYAVCLASYLNAHSSLKDGSRINQTIKDFCKKKAMASTRSTGISTEFASSVRVRDWIMNWINFFFSKEDSANYIIRFLSFLWSLRRVRNEMIFSGKSFSPDYFFALHASTMKTALEAESLSSSKASDKGLDLYDPMDSLRSEIRNHFPFFLVGGKGSCAPFRVKVDASWVGSFHASAGWIVYSPDGVCHGTFAKRFYAESTIQAEASGIREVLRWAVDSNILHLDVSSDCLQFLLQLAKVETSHHLIRGLLHDIESYLSLFHCICFSFLPRRLNKVAHNLARAELGL